The proteins below are encoded in one region of Stenotrophomonas bentonitica:
- a CDS encoding N(4)-(beta-N-acetylglucosaminyl)-L-asparaginase, translated as MTDRRQFLQAGALAAGVMAFPKVQASSNGRARVVSTWDFGVGANQAAWKVLSTGGSALDAVETGARWAESELCNPTVGRCGNPDRDGILTLDASIMAGDGRCGSVAALTDILHPVSVARKVMEQTPHVMLVGEGAQQFAVQQGFPREKLLTPAAEKAWREWLKTAQYTPEINAERRTRPGDSSNHDTLGMLAIDAQGQLAGACTTSGMAWKLHGRVGDSPIIGAGLYVDNEVGAATASGVGEEMIRNAASFLVVELMRQGRSPAEACREAIARVVRKRPEASKTLQVCFLALDRNGEVGAYALHRGFVYAVCDKDRQDDLRDSASVYTTEQT; from the coding sequence GTGACAGATCGTAGGCAGTTTCTCCAGGCCGGTGCACTGGCCGCAGGCGTGATGGCCTTTCCGAAAGTGCAGGCCAGCAGCAACGGTCGCGCCCGGGTGGTCTCGACCTGGGACTTTGGCGTGGGCGCCAACCAGGCCGCCTGGAAAGTGCTGTCGACCGGCGGCAGCGCGCTGGACGCGGTGGAAACCGGTGCGCGCTGGGCCGAAAGCGAGTTGTGCAATCCAACCGTGGGCCGCTGCGGCAATCCAGACCGCGACGGCATCCTCACCCTGGACGCCAGCATCATGGCCGGCGACGGCCGCTGTGGTTCGGTGGCGGCGCTGACCGACATCCTGCATCCGGTTTCGGTCGCCCGCAAAGTGATGGAGCAGACCCCGCACGTGATGCTGGTGGGCGAGGGCGCGCAGCAGTTCGCCGTGCAGCAGGGTTTCCCGCGCGAGAAACTGCTGACACCCGCCGCCGAGAAGGCGTGGCGCGAATGGTTGAAGACCGCGCAGTACACGCCCGAGATCAATGCCGAGCGGCGCACGCGCCCAGGCGACAGCAGCAACCACGACACGCTGGGCATGCTCGCCATCGATGCGCAGGGCCAGCTGGCCGGCGCCTGCACCACCAGCGGCATGGCCTGGAAGCTGCACGGCCGGGTCGGCGACAGCCCGATCATCGGCGCCGGGCTGTACGTGGACAATGAAGTGGGCGCGGCCACCGCGTCGGGCGTGGGCGAGGAAATGATCCGCAACGCAGCCTCGTTCCTGGTGGTCGAACTAATGCGCCAGGGCCGTTCCCCGGCCGAGGCCTGCCGCGAGGCGATCGCGCGCGTGGTGCGCAAGCGCCCCGAGGCCAGCAAGACCCTGCAGGTGTGTTTCCTGGCACTGGACCGCAACGGTGAGGTGGGCGCGTACGCGCTGCATCGCGGCTTCGTGTACGCGGTCTGCGACAAGGACCGCCAGGACGACCTGCGCGACTCCGCATCGGTCTATACCACCGAGCAGACCTGA
- a CDS encoding copper homeostasis protein CutC, which produces MAAPHVLEIASNSVASALAAQAGGADRVELFDNLGEGGTTPSYASIAVARERLRIPLFVLIRPRPGDFHYDALETELMLRDIANCRQLGCDGVVIGALDADGAVAMPLCRELVAAAGPLGITFHRAFDAARDLPEALEQVVELGCQRVLSSGGQAGAGQGSDMLARLVAQAGDRLSVMAGAGITPDNIAAIASVTGCREVHASAKAARASGMRFRNADLRGLDNDWVQSDAAIVAALRSALDVTGL; this is translated from the coding sequence ATGGCCGCCCCCCACGTCCTGGAGATCGCCTCGAACTCGGTGGCCTCGGCACTGGCCGCGCAGGCCGGCGGGGCCGACCGGGTCGAGCTGTTCGACAACCTGGGCGAGGGCGGCACCACGCCGTCGTACGCCAGCATTGCCGTCGCACGGGAGCGCCTGCGCATTCCGTTGTTCGTGCTGATCCGGCCGCGCCCGGGTGATTTTCACTACGACGCGCTTGAAACGGAGCTGATGCTGCGCGATATCGCGAACTGCCGGCAGCTGGGCTGCGACGGCGTGGTGATCGGGGCGTTGGATGCGGACGGCGCCGTGGCCATGCCGCTGTGCCGCGAACTGGTGGCCGCAGCCGGTCCACTGGGCATCACGTTTCACCGCGCCTTCGATGCCGCGCGGGATCTGCCCGAAGCGTTGGAGCAGGTCGTGGAGCTGGGGTGCCAGCGTGTACTGAGCTCTGGTGGGCAGGCGGGCGCAGGGCAGGGCAGCGACATGCTGGCCCGGCTGGTCGCGCAGGCCGGTGATCGATTGTCGGTGATGGCCGGTGCGGGCATCACGCCGGACAACATCGCCGCGATTGCGTCGGTTACCGGTTGCCGCGAGGTGCATGCGTCTGCGAAGGCGGCGCGTGCGTCGGGCATGCGGTTCCGGAATGCCGACCTTCGTGGACTGGATAACGATTGGGTACAGTCCGATGCCGCGATCGTGGCGGCATTGCGTTCCGCTTTGGATGTCACCGGGCTTTGA
- a CDS encoding TonB-dependent receptor yields MKQMSRMHGRDALSAAITFALAAAAFVPATVFAQQAATPSETPSATTLDSVQVTGYRYAIEKSLQQKRDANAVVEVITAEDVGKFPDKNVADSLQRVPGVVITRDGGEGKSVSVRGLDPDLTLTQLNGNYIATSETNDEASRSFNYTLLPSNMLSSAELFKSPEARIDEGGIGGTVILHTRRPLEMESNSGYVTLEGTSSDTSPDVDPQASALYSWHSDDERFGVLVGVTKQKRTSRTMEATTENYQWYGTDTDARDVNGNPLTQGGVNYWWGNSGFNDQNGNNYTDFFMPTSVNFAVKEEERERTGGQFTFQFKPTDNVTLTANYFRFELQGDYTQNMLKIPEWNMARYNQDGNWAGGRLLNGLTMDPSGSIVTGAQFEKLAGKTYYCSEDEAAAAGLPPGGWGPDDCTIPTPQLTGGYSREKALSQTADLSIDWDISPLWKASFSGGRTWSEGGPTMNFRMSAKPRRRVDGVWESGNRYSAWDLTGTPSATFSPDLQQQLMNGIAEVDTGSTDSSWMQTEVKQNHFQADFTKLFEDGWLDSFQFGAKYSDGKVHRNTGNTYWVCPGTDPADYDNNRYQAGCDNTAGIAQPGFFLSNPITGIRGGFDANVFPGIDYPAYINYLNDRYGGSHNRTEEDFVYNVNEKVYAGYFQANFRTDRLRGNVGVRMVRTEQFAQSSDSIERFNDYFLDNASGAPMSCNDPAAAAFPNYGCESGFVRLPDSLARSKTFELIGSDKTYTDFLPSFNIAWDITDNLVLRGAASKVIARPSYTSIAAPGALSYFSAEYVNDRRVAGGAPQEGWQGHGSNKDLEPFEATQFDVGLEWYFQPGAVAGIGLFRKNVDNFTVPVVRDVQMVIGGESVTVQDYETQANGRDGVSQGVELYGQYTFDFGLGVQANYTYNDTNLASIVLDGENIGASPLVGSAKNQANFTVFYENDTFLARASYNRRGEVVGGLNGGMTEYTEPYAQLDLNVAYNFTDALTFTASVLNATKEEQRIHLGNDTDARLISSLYSGRQLYFGATYKF; encoded by the coding sequence ATGAAGCAGATGTCCCGCATGCACGGCCGCGACGCATTGTCCGCCGCGATCACCTTTGCCCTGGCCGCCGCGGCCTTCGTGCCGGCGACCGTGTTCGCCCAGCAGGCCGCGACCCCGTCCGAAACGCCCTCGGCGACCACGCTCGACAGCGTGCAGGTCACCGGCTACCGCTACGCCATCGAAAAGAGCCTGCAGCAGAAGCGTGACGCCAACGCCGTGGTCGAAGTGATCACCGCAGAAGACGTGGGCAAGTTCCCCGACAAGAACGTGGCCGACTCGCTGCAGCGCGTGCCGGGCGTGGTCATTACCCGCGACGGCGGCGAAGGCAAGAGCGTCAGCGTGCGCGGCCTGGATCCGGACCTGACCCTGACCCAGTTGAACGGCAACTACATCGCGACCTCGGAAACCAATGACGAGGCCAGCCGCTCGTTCAACTACACCCTGCTGCCCTCGAACATGCTGTCCAGCGCCGAGCTGTTCAAGTCGCCGGAAGCGCGCATCGACGAAGGCGGCATCGGCGGCACGGTGATCCTGCATACCCGTCGCCCGCTCGAGATGGAATCCAATTCCGGCTATGTGACCCTGGAAGGCACCTCCTCGGACACCAGCCCCGACGTCGACCCGCAGGCGTCCGCGCTGTACTCCTGGCACAGCGACGACGAACGCTTCGGCGTGCTGGTCGGGGTGACCAAGCAGAAGCGCACCAGCCGCACCATGGAAGCCACCACCGAGAACTACCAGTGGTACGGCACCGACACCGACGCCCGCGACGTCAACGGCAACCCGCTGACCCAGGGCGGCGTCAACTACTGGTGGGGCAACTCCGGCTTCAACGACCAGAACGGCAACAACTACACCGACTTCTTCATGCCCACCTCGGTGAACTTCGCGGTGAAGGAAGAAGAGCGTGAGCGCACCGGTGGCCAGTTCACCTTCCAGTTCAAGCCGACCGACAACGTCACCCTGACCGCCAACTACTTCCGCTTCGAGCTGCAGGGTGACTACACCCAGAACATGCTCAAGATTCCGGAATGGAACATGGCGCGCTACAACCAGGACGGCAACTGGGCCGGCGGCCGCCTGCTCAACGGCCTGACCATGGATCCCAGCGGCAGCATCGTCACCGGCGCCCAGTTCGAGAAGCTGGCCGGCAAGACCTACTACTGCAGCGAAGACGAAGCCGCTGCCGCCGGCCTGCCGCCTGGTGGCTGGGGTCCGGACGACTGCACCATCCCCACCCCGCAGCTGACCGGCGGCTACAGCCGCGAAAAGGCGCTGTCGCAGACTGCCGACCTGAGCATCGACTGGGACATCAGCCCGCTCTGGAAGGCGTCCTTCAGCGGCGGCCGCACCTGGTCCGAGGGTGGGCCGACCATGAACTTCCGCATGTCGGCCAAGCCGCGCCGTCGCGTGGATGGCGTGTGGGAGTCCGGCAACCGCTACTCCGCATGGGACCTGACCGGCACGCCGTCGGCCACGTTCTCGCCTGACCTGCAGCAGCAGCTGATGAACGGCATCGCCGAAGTGGACACCGGCTCCACCGATTCGTCCTGGATGCAGACCGAGGTCAAGCAGAACCACTTCCAGGCCGACTTCACCAAGCTGTTCGAAGACGGCTGGCTGGACTCGTTCCAGTTCGGCGCCAAGTACAGCGATGGCAAGGTCCACCGCAACACCGGCAACACCTACTGGGTCTGCCCGGGCACCGACCCCGCCGACTACGACAACAACCGCTACCAGGCGGGCTGTGACAACACGGCGGGCATCGCCCAGCCGGGCTTCTTCCTGTCCAACCCGATCACCGGCATCCGCGGCGGCTTCGACGCCAACGTGTTCCCGGGCATCGACTACCCGGCCTACATCAACTACCTCAACGATCGTTACGGCGGTTCGCACAACCGGACCGAAGAAGACTTCGTCTACAACGTCAACGAGAAGGTCTACGCCGGCTACTTCCAGGCCAACTTCCGTACCGACCGCCTGCGCGGCAACGTCGGCGTCCGCATGGTCCGCACCGAGCAGTTCGCCCAGTCCAGCGACTCGATCGAACGCTTCAACGACTACTTCCTGGACAACGCCTCGGGCGCGCCGATGTCGTGCAACGACCCGGCCGCGGCAGCGTTCCCGAACTACGGTTGCGAAAGCGGTTTCGTGCGCCTGCCCGACAGCCTGGCCCGTTCGAAGACCTTCGAGCTGATCGGCTCCGACAAGACCTACACCGACTTCCTGCCGAGCTTCAACATCGCCTGGGACATCACCGACAACCTGGTGCTGCGTGGCGCCGCGTCCAAGGTGATCGCACGTCCGAGCTACACCAGCATCGCCGCGCCGGGCGCCCTGAGCTACTTCAGCGCCGAGTATGTCAACGACCGTCGCGTCGCCGGTGGCGCGCCGCAGGAAGGCTGGCAGGGCCACGGCAGCAACAAGGACCTGGAACCGTTCGAAGCGACCCAGTTCGACGTCGGCCTGGAGTGGTACTTCCAGCCGGGTGCGGTCGCGGGTATCGGCCTGTTCCGCAAGAACGTGGACAACTTCACCGTGCCGGTCGTGCGTGACGTGCAGATGGTGATCGGCGGCGAGTCGGTCACCGTGCAGGACTACGAGACCCAGGCCAACGGCCGTGACGGCGTGTCGCAGGGCGTGGAGCTGTATGGTCAGTACACCTTCGACTTCGGTCTGGGCGTGCAGGCCAACTACACCTACAACGACACCAACCTGGCTTCGATCGTGCTCGACGGCGAGAACATCGGCGCTTCGCCGCTGGTCGGCAGCGCCAAGAACCAGGCCAACTTCACCGTGTTCTACGAGAACGACACCTTCCTGGCGCGCGCCTCGTACAACCGTCGTGGCGAAGTGGTCGGTGGCTTGAATGGCGGCATGACCGAGTACACCGAGCCGTACGCACAGCTCGACCTCAACGTGGCCTACAACTTCACCGACGCGCTGACCTTCACCGCATCGGTCCTGAACGCCACCAAGGAAGAACAGCGCATCCACCTCGGCAACGACACCGATGCCCGCCTGATCTCCAGCCTGTACTCCGGCCGTCAGCTGTACTTCGGCGCGACCTACAAGTTCTAA
- a CDS encoding GH92 family glycosyl hydrolase codes for MRRLPSRLALTTCLAVVAFTPMLQAAPAALEREVNTFIGSKDDGNTFPGASAPFGLIQVSPIGEHYAGWRYDDPKIRGFGHSFLSGAGCWEQGGQVSVLPVTGSIGPGGDFDTDSAKSFDHKAYASGYTHEGEVGQAGYYKVRLTSYGGIDAEATARTRAAAERYTFPAEAGTGHVLVNVGQANERHSVIGSVIDVVGDRVVEGKLVTKSFCGGHQYTTWFRIEFDRPFKAYGTWGEGGGLPGARHGMEGELKPSGAWLSFDLAKGGAVTAVSAISHVDAEGARANLRSDGMQDGRLLGFERMRSLSQQQWRKELSTVRVDSKHADDRTVLYTALYHALLQPLTGSDADGRYRGYDDNIHRADGWTYYEYFSLWDTYRAQNQWLALTRPQVTRDIGRSLLAINEQGGWLPRWGYANFETNIMTGDPVTPFMVDLWRFGALAGREGEAYTALRRNAFELPPMNSRHAGRSGNPGYVENGYVAYDRAFPSKGMDVDPHHGGSATLEYALADCALAQMADGLGHADDAGVLRQRGRNWQKVWDPSVRDEETGMSGFPRPRMDDGKWYLPADGHYSPRSHHGFHEGTAWQYQWLAQQDIPGLVQAMHGREQAGKRLDAFFAYDALLQSPLQAARKEWVVGPYSYYNQYRYNPNNEPDLHAPWMYTLIGQPWKTATVVRAAQQLFTNAPNGVTGNDDLGTMSAWYLFSALGLYPAVPGSGQFLLHAPRFAKVEVDLGQGRTLRLQAPGADGRKLQYVQGVQVDGQAHAPVWMDWNRLQQGGTISYALGDTAPEAGWGTQVADLPVSYCATPGAVLE; via the coding sequence ATGCGCCGATTGCCGTCCCGCCTCGCCCTGACGACCTGCCTGGCCGTTGTGGCCTTCACGCCCATGCTGCAGGCCGCCCCGGCCGCGCTGGAGCGTGAGGTCAACACCTTCATCGGCAGCAAGGATGACGGCAATACCTTCCCGGGCGCCTCGGCCCCGTTCGGCCTGATCCAGGTCAGCCCGATCGGCGAGCACTATGCCGGCTGGCGCTATGACGACCCGAAGATCCGTGGCTTCGGCCATTCCTTCCTGTCCGGCGCGGGTTGCTGGGAACAGGGCGGCCAGGTCTCGGTCCTGCCGGTGACCGGCAGCATCGGTCCGGGCGGCGACTTCGACACCGACAGCGCCAAGAGCTTCGACCACAAGGCCTACGCCTCCGGCTACACCCATGAGGGCGAGGTCGGCCAGGCCGGCTATTACAAGGTGCGGTTGACCAGCTACGGCGGCATCGACGCCGAAGCCACCGCGCGCACCCGCGCCGCCGCCGAGCGTTACACCTTCCCGGCCGAGGCCGGCACCGGTCACGTGCTGGTCAACGTTGGCCAGGCCAACGAGCGCCACTCGGTGATCGGCAGCGTGATCGACGTGGTCGGCGACCGCGTGGTCGAAGGCAAGCTGGTCACCAAGAGCTTCTGCGGCGGCCACCAGTACACCACCTGGTTCCGCATCGAGTTCGACCGCCCGTTCAAGGCGTACGGCACCTGGGGCGAGGGCGGTGGCCTGCCCGGCGCCCGCCATGGCATGGAAGGCGAGCTCAAGCCGAGCGGCGCCTGGTTGAGCTTCGACCTGGCCAAGGGCGGCGCGGTGACCGCGGTCAGCGCGATCTCGCACGTGGATGCCGAAGGCGCGCGCGCCAACCTGCGCAGCGACGGCATGCAGGACGGCCGCCTGCTCGGCTTCGAGCGCATGCGCAGCCTGTCCCAGCAGCAGTGGCGCAAGGAACTGTCCACCGTGCGCGTGGACAGCAAGCACGCCGATGACCGCACCGTCCTGTACACCGCGCTGTACCACGCGCTGCTGCAGCCGCTGACCGGCAGCGATGCCGACGGCCGCTACCGGGGCTACGACGACAACATCCACCGTGCCGACGGCTGGACCTACTACGAGTACTTCTCGCTGTGGGACACCTACCGGGCACAGAACCAGTGGCTGGCGCTGACCCGTCCGCAGGTCACCCGCGACATCGGCCGCAGCCTGCTGGCGATCAACGAGCAGGGCGGCTGGCTGCCGCGCTGGGGCTACGCGAACTTCGAAACCAACATCATGACCGGCGACCCGGTCACGCCCTTCATGGTCGACCTGTGGCGCTTCGGCGCGCTGGCCGGACGCGAAGGCGAGGCGTACACCGCACTGCGGCGCAATGCGTTCGAACTGCCGCCGATGAACTCGCGTCATGCCGGCCGCTCGGGCAACCCGGGTTACGTCGAGAACGGCTACGTTGCCTATGACCGCGCGTTCCCGTCCAAGGGCATGGACGTCGACCCGCACCACGGCGGCTCGGCGACGCTTGAGTACGCGCTGGCCGACTGCGCGCTGGCGCAGATGGCCGACGGCCTGGGCCATGCCGACGACGCCGGCGTGCTGCGCCAGCGCGGCCGCAACTGGCAGAAGGTGTGGGACCCGAGCGTGCGCGACGAGGAAACCGGCATGAGCGGCTTCCCGCGTCCGCGCATGGATGATGGCAAGTGGTATCTGCCGGCCGACGGCCACTACAGCCCGCGTTCGCACCATGGCTTCCATGAAGGCACCGCGTGGCAGTACCAGTGGCTGGCCCAGCAGGACATCCCCGGCCTGGTCCAGGCCATGCACGGCCGCGAACAGGCCGGCAAGCGCCTGGATGCCTTCTTCGCCTACGACGCCCTGCTGCAGTCGCCGCTGCAGGCCGCGCGCAAGGAATGGGTGGTGGGTCCGTACAGCTACTACAACCAGTACCGCTACAACCCGAATAACGAACCGGACCTGCACGCGCCGTGGATGTACACGCTGATCGGCCAGCCGTGGAAGACCGCCACGGTGGTGCGCGCCGCGCAGCAGCTGTTCACCAACGCACCCAATGGCGTCACCGGCAACGATGACCTGGGCACGATGTCGGCCTGGTATCTGTTCAGTGCGCTGGGCTTGTACCCGGCGGTGCCGGGCAGCGGCCAGTTCCTGCTGCACGCGCCGCGCTTCGCCAAGGTCGAAGTGGACCTGGGCCAGGGCCGCACGCTGCGCCTGCAGGCGCCTGGCGCCGACGGCCGCAAGCTCCAGTACGTGCAGGGCGTGCAGGTCGACGGCCAGGCACACGCACCGGTGTGGATGGACTGGAACCGCCTGCAGCAGGGCGGCACCATTTCCTACGCACTCGGCGACACCGCGCCGGAAGCCGGCTGGGGGACCCAGGTGGCCGACCTGCCGGTGTCGTACTGCGCCACGCCGGGGGCCGTGCTGGAATGA
- a CDS encoding LacI family DNA-binding transcriptional regulator has product MKKDTSAAKGTRASTPRAGAARAVTVTDIADAIGVSRATVSLVLRGSPLVNVDTRARVEAELRRQRYVYNRGAANLRRRTSTSVALVINDLSNPFFAEFASGVDEALGAKGFVTLLGSTGESPERQQAVLTTLMEHTPAGLILSPAEGSDATEVRQALGFNANVLLFNRELSGGDWDFLTLDNQQGAYLATRHLIERGHRRVAFFGGHADSSSCHQRRTGYAQALAEAGLEVQPDWLIESAPNRLEAAARTGELFAGEVPTAAVCYNDTVALGLMLGLASRGVQPGRDFAVTGFDDISEAAVAMPPLTTLTVNPRERGRQAAELLLQRLDDPSAAPRRTVAPVQLHIRDSSGPAVG; this is encoded by the coding sequence ATGAAAAAGGACACTTCCGCTGCCAAGGGAACCCGCGCCAGCACGCCCCGTGCCGGCGCCGCACGTGCGGTCACCGTGACCGACATCGCCGATGCCATCGGCGTGTCGCGCGCCACGGTGTCGCTGGTGCTGCGGGGCAGCCCACTGGTCAATGTCGACACCCGTGCGCGGGTGGAGGCCGAACTGCGCCGGCAGCGCTATGTGTACAACCGGGGCGCGGCCAACCTGCGCCGCCGCACCTCGACCAGCGTGGCGCTGGTGATCAACGATCTTTCCAACCCGTTCTTCGCCGAATTCGCTTCCGGTGTCGACGAAGCACTGGGCGCGAAAGGCTTCGTGACCCTGTTGGGCAGTACCGGCGAGTCGCCGGAACGGCAGCAGGCGGTGCTCACCACGCTGATGGAACACACCCCGGCCGGGTTGATCCTGTCGCCAGCCGAAGGCAGCGACGCCACCGAGGTACGCCAGGCGCTGGGCTTCAATGCCAACGTGCTGCTGTTCAACCGCGAACTCAGCGGGGGCGATTGGGACTTCCTTACCCTGGACAACCAGCAGGGCGCATATCTGGCAACGCGTCACCTGATCGAGCGCGGCCACCGCCGTGTTGCGTTCTTCGGTGGCCACGCCGATTCCAGTTCCTGCCACCAGCGCCGTACCGGCTACGCGCAGGCGCTGGCAGAGGCCGGGCTGGAAGTGCAGCCGGACTGGTTGATCGAGTCGGCGCCGAATCGTCTCGAAGCCGCCGCGCGTACGGGCGAGCTGTTCGCAGGCGAAGTGCCGACCGCGGCGGTCTGCTACAACGACACCGTTGCACTGGGCCTGATGCTGGGCCTGGCCTCGCGCGGGGTGCAACCGGGCCGCGATTTCGCGGTCACCGGGTTCGATGATATTTCCGAAGCGGCGGTCGCCATGCCCCCGCTGACCACGTTGACCGTGAACCCCCGTGAGCGCGGCCGCCAGGCGGCCGAACTGCTGCTGCAGCGACTGGACGACCCCAGCGCAGCACCGCGTCGCACCGTGGCTCCCGTACAGCTCCATATCCGTGACAGCAGCGGCCCTGCCGTCGGCTGA
- the fucP gene encoding L-fucose:H+ symporter permease, whose translation MPISPTPRLPTSSSSAPVVNTRMALAVATTIFFMWGFLTCLNDILIPHLKAVFELNYAKAMLVQFTFFGAYFLMSLPAGRLVAHLGYKKGIVAGLAIAAVGALGFWPAAELRVYEAFLGALFVLATGITVLQVAANPYVALLGPEQTASSRLTLAQALNSLGTAIAPIFGGLLILGNTVKSADELAALGAAEQLAYRTQEAQAVQGPYVGLAIALALLAVFVYLFRLPALNETTEQADTGSHTLMDALRHRHVLFGVLGIFFYVGAEVSIGSFLVNYLSMPNIGGLTEQQATGYVSAYWTMAMVGRFAGSAIMTRFSPRILLTLFAAANALLLALTMSTEGHVAMYSVVAIGLFNSIMFPTIFALSIERLGPLTNKASSLLIMAIVGGAIIPFLQGLLADRIGLHLSFILPLLCYGYILFYGMWGSRPRAGFSQGG comes from the coding sequence ATGCCCATTTCTCCAACGCCACGCCTGCCCACCTCGTCATCCTCCGCGCCCGTGGTCAACACGCGCATGGCGTTGGCGGTCGCCACCACGATCTTCTTCATGTGGGGCTTCCTGACCTGCCTCAACGACATCCTGATTCCGCACCTGAAGGCGGTGTTCGAACTGAACTACGCCAAGGCGATGCTGGTGCAGTTCACCTTCTTCGGCGCGTACTTCCTGATGTCGCTGCCCGCCGGTCGGCTGGTCGCGCACCTGGGCTACAAGAAGGGCATCGTGGCCGGCCTGGCCATTGCCGCCGTCGGTGCGCTGGGCTTCTGGCCGGCCGCCGAACTGCGCGTGTATGAAGCGTTCCTCGGCGCGCTGTTCGTGCTGGCCACCGGCATCACCGTTCTGCAGGTGGCGGCCAACCCGTACGTGGCATTGCTGGGCCCGGAACAGACCGCCTCGAGCCGGCTGACCCTGGCGCAGGCACTGAACTCGCTGGGCACGGCAATCGCGCCGATCTTCGGTGGCCTGCTGATCCTGGGCAACACGGTCAAGAGCGCCGACGAACTGGCCGCGCTGGGCGCCGCCGAACAGCTGGCCTACCGCACCCAGGAAGCGCAGGCGGTGCAGGGCCCGTACGTGGGCCTTGCGATCGCGCTGGCACTGCTGGCGGTGTTCGTCTACCTGTTCCGCCTGCCGGCATTGAACGAGACCACCGAGCAGGCCGACACCGGCAGCCACACGCTGATGGACGCGCTGCGCCATCGCCACGTGCTGTTCGGCGTGCTCGGCATCTTCTTCTACGTGGGCGCGGAAGTGTCGATCGGCAGCTTCCTGGTCAACTACCTGTCGATGCCGAATATCGGGGGCCTCACCGAACAGCAGGCGACCGGTTACGTGTCGGCGTACTGGACCATGGCGATGGTCGGCCGATTCGCCGGCTCGGCGATCATGACCCGGTTCTCGCCGCGCATCCTGCTCACCCTGTTCGCCGCGGCCAATGCGCTGCTGCTGGCACTCACCATGTCGACCGAAGGGCACGTGGCGATGTACTCGGTGGTGGCGATCGGCCTGTTCAACTCGATCATGTTCCCGACCATCTTCGCGCTCAGCATCGAGCGCCTGGGCCCGCTGACCAACAAGGCTTCGAGCCTGCTGATCATGGCCATCGTCGGTGGCGCGATCATTCCGTTCCTGCAGGGCCTGCTCGCCGACCGCATCGGCCTGCACCTGTCTTTCATCCTGCCGTTGCTGTGCTACGGCTACATCCTCTTCTATGGCATGTGGGGCTCGCGCCCGCGTGCCGGTTTCAGCCAGGGGGGCTGA
- a CDS encoding carbohydrate kinase family protein, producing MTKIVCFGEILIDLLAQPPATPDTPRAFLQYAGGAPANVAVAAARLGADTHFAGMLGQDMFGDFLADSLASAGVATDCIVRTNAAKTALAFVALDAHGERSFSFYRPPAADLLFRAEHFSPACFEGTRSFHVCSNSLTEGAIAQAMLDGMQRARAAGAMVSIDLNLRPALWPAEVDPTDTLWQALVLADLVKLSREELDFLAAPLGADGGSVVIQRLLAANAHAVVVTDGAAPMRWHTRHGQGVVTGFQVPTVDTTAAGDAFVGGLLFALGERRADGAAFAGFCADPAALKDAIRFGAAVGALAVTRKGAFAAMPSLADVQQLLQQQQELPA from the coding sequence ATGACCAAGATTGTTTGTTTCGGCGAAATTTTGATCGATCTACTTGCACAGCCGCCGGCCACCCCGGACACCCCGCGCGCGTTCCTGCAGTACGCCGGCGGTGCGCCGGCCAACGTTGCCGTCGCCGCAGCGCGACTGGGTGCGGACACCCATTTCGCCGGCATGCTCGGCCAGGACATGTTCGGCGACTTCCTCGCCGACAGCCTGGCCAGCGCCGGGGTCGCCACCGATTGCATCGTGCGTACAAACGCGGCCAAGACCGCGCTGGCGTTCGTGGCACTGGACGCGCACGGCGAGCGCAGTTTCAGCTTCTACCGGCCGCCGGCGGCGGACCTGCTGTTCCGCGCCGAACATTTCAGCCCGGCCTGCTTCGAGGGCACCCGCAGCTTCCACGTGTGCTCCAACAGCCTGACCGAGGGCGCCATCGCCCAGGCCATGCTGGACGGCATGCAGCGTGCGCGTGCCGCCGGTGCGATGGTCAGCATCGACCTCAACCTGCGCCCCGCGTTGTGGCCGGCCGAGGTCGACCCGACCGACACCCTGTGGCAGGCGCTGGTGCTGGCCGACCTGGTCAAGCTCTCGCGCGAGGAACTGGACTTCCTGGCCGCACCGCTGGGCGCAGACGGCGGCAGCGTGGTCATCCAGCGCCTGCTGGCGGCCAACGCGCACGCCGTGGTGGTCACCGACGGTGCCGCACCGATGCGCTGGCACACCCGGCACGGTCAGGGCGTGGTCACCGGCTTCCAGGTGCCCACCGTGGACACCACCGCAGCCGGTGATGCATTCGTCGGCGGGCTGCTGTTCGCCCTCGGCGAGCGCCGCGCCGACGGTGCGGCCTTCGCAGGTTTCTGCGCCGATCCGGCCGCCCTGAAGGATGCCATTCGTTTCGGTGCCGCGGTCGGCGCGCTGGCGGTGACCCGCAAGGGCGCGTTCGCCGCGATGCCGAGCCTGGCCGATGTCCAGCAACTGCTGCAGCAACAACAGGAACTTCCCGCATGA